The Candidatus Schekmanbacteria bacterium genome contains the following window.
AACAGCAGACCTAACTGTCCTGCCAAGTCTCAATTCCTCTCGTATTCTCTCATATATGAGAACATTTGCATCCACAGCCATTCCAAGTGTCAGAACTATTCCAGCAATTCCGGGCAGGGTTAATGTAAATTTAAAATATGACATTGCAGCTATAAGAAATATTCCATTCAAAAGTAGTGCAAAATTGGCAACCAAGCCTGACCATCTATAGTAAACAACCATTGCAATTACTATCAAAATGAAACCTGCGATAGAAGCAATTACACCTGCTCTAATCGAATCAGCACCCAATGATGGGCCAACAGTGCGTTCCTCCAAATATTCAAGTACAGCAGGAAGGGCACCTGCGCGAAGAATTACAACCAAATCTTGAGCTTCTTCATATGAAAAGTTTCCTGTTATTTCTCCCCGATCTGTTATCCTTGACCGTATAACTGGTGATGATTGGACCTTGCCATCGAGAATGATTGCAAGTTGTTTCCCTATATTTTTTTCTGTTACATTTCCAAATATCTCTGCTCCCTCGCTGTTGAATTCAAAATTTACGGAAGGCAATCCATATTGGTCTTGGCCTACTCTTGCATCTTTTAAATATTTGCCTGTTATCTCAGCTTCCTTTTTTACCAAAACATACCCTCTTATTGCGCCCTCTCCTTCTTCACCCGGTGTTTCAATAGGCAGTATTTCCGTACCTTCAGGGAGTTTTTGATTATATTTTTCCATTATGGATTCAGGTGAAGGTCCACTGTCAATGACAAGCTTAAATTCAAGGACACCGCCCGTGGAAATCACCTTCTTTGCCCTTGCAGGGTCATCAAGTCCCGGTAGCTGAATTACAATCCTATCCCTTCCCTGTCTCTGAATTATTGGCTCTGAAACTCCGAATTTATCAACACGGTTTCTTAAAACCTCTACTGCCTGTTGGACTGTAAGATTTACATAATTGTTCAACATTTTCTGAGACATAGATATCTTTAATGTTTTTCCATCAACATCCTGAATATTGGATTCAGGATATATGTCTTCAATCACATCTTTGGCTTTTTCTTTAGCTTCTTGCGATATAAAGCTTAAATTGAATGATTTATCTTTTTGGACATCCGTTGATTCAACTTTTATCTTTTTCTCCTTCAATGCCCTTTCGATATAGCTCTTCATTCTAATAGTCTCATTTATAACAGCTTTCTCAGTATCAACGCCCATTAAAAGATGGACTCCACCCTGCAGGTCAAGCCCCAAATTAATCTTTTCTTTTATTGGATAAGAAACCCATAACGAAAGGACTACCAATACTGCAACAAGACCAATTTTCCATTTCAATGTTTTATCCATAAGACGAAAACTCCATATTTAATCAATAACCTTTTAAATTCTTAATCCTTCCCTTCTTTCCCTTTTTCCAAAACGCTGATAATGGCACTTCTCATAACTTCAATCTTCACATTATCTGCAATCTTCAAAAGCAGTGTATTTTGGTCCTTTTCTTGAATCACAGTGCCGTATATACCTCCCTTTGTAATAACTCTATCACCCTTTTTTATCGACTTGAGCATATCCTGAAGTTTTTTTTGCTCCTTCTGTTGAGGTCTCAAAATAAGAAGATAAAAAAGTCCAAAGATGACAGCCATCATAATAATCAAACCAATGCCTGACCCCTGCGGCTGACCATTTCCTGCTGGCTGTGCCATTGCATATGCCAAACCAATCATTAATTCCACCTCCCTTTTATTTCTGAGGCAAAGCTTCCAAAACTTCCCTCCTCTATACTTTTTCTTACTTTGGCAATAAATTCAAAATAAAAAAAGAGATTATGTATTGTATTTAATCTTAAAGCAAGTGTTTCTCTAAGTTGATACAAATGCCTTAAATAAGCTCTTGTGTAATTTCTGCAGGTAAAACATCCGCACTTCTCATCGACAGGTTTATCATCTTCTGCATATTGAGCATTCTTTATGATTATCTTTCCATTCCAAGTAAAAAGGGCACCATTCCTTGCCTGTCTTGTAGGAATAATGCAATCAAACATATCCACTCCGGCTGATACTGCCTCTAATATGTCATCAGGAGTTCCTACACCCATAAGATATCGAGGTTTCCCTTCGTCTATTATTGGCGCTATATAATTCAAAATCGAAATCATCTCTTCTTTTGGTTCTCCCACACTGAGGCCTCCAATAGCTATGCCATCAAAATCCAACTTTTCTAATTCTTGCAGGCAGTATTTTCTTAAATCCTGATAAACTCCCCCCTGCACTATTCCGAAAACTGCCCGATTGTCGCCTTTAACTGCCGCCTTGGACCTTTTAGCCCATTCAATTGTTTTTTTTACTGAATCTTCACAATATTTTCGGTCAGCAGGATATGGAATACATTCATCAAATACCATCACGATATCTGAGTCGAGTTTCTCTTGTATCTCCATTACAAGTTCAGGAGTAAAGAAATAAGATTTACCATCTATATGTGAACGGAACTCTACTCCATCATCGAGTATCTTGTTGTACTTTGCGAGACTATATACCTGAAAGCCTCCACTATCGGTAAGAATCGGCTTTTCCCAATTCATAAATTTATGAAGCCCGCCCATTCTTTCAACAAGCTCATATCCAGGGCGCAAGGTAAGATGATAAGTGTTGCACAAAAGTATTTCTGCACCAAGTTCTGATACCTCCTTGGAGGAAAGTGTTTTTACAACGGCACGCGTTCCAACAGGCATAAAGACAGGTGTTTCTATAATCCCGCGAGAGGTATGAATACGACCTCTTCTTGCTGATGTAGAAGAATCACTACTCAACACCTCAAACTTAAATGATGAGCATTGCGTCGCCATAACTGTAGAATCTATATCCATTTTCTTTGGCACATTCATAAGCAGACAATATTCTTTCTCTTCCACAAAAAGCGCTTACAAGGGCAAGCAATGTTGATTGTGGTAAATGAAAATTTGTAATAAGTGCATTTATTGCTTTAAATTTGTAGCCGGGGTATATAAAAATATCCGCTCTTTCCCTTCCTGCTGTAAACTTTCCATTCTTCG
Protein-coding sequences here:
- the secD gene encoding protein translocase subunit SecD → MDKTLKWKIGLVAVLVVLSLWVSYPIKEKINLGLDLQGGVHLLMGVDTEKAVINETIRMKSYIERALKEKKIKVESTDVQKDKSFNLSFISQEAKEKAKDVIEDIYPESNIQDVDGKTLKISMSQKMLNNYVNLTVQQAVEVLRNRVDKFGVSEPIIQRQGRDRIVIQLPGLDDPARAKKVISTGGVLEFKLVIDSGPSPESIMEKYNQKLPEGTEILPIETPGEEGEGAIRGYVLVKKEAEITGKYLKDARVGQDQYGLPSVNFEFNSEGAEIFGNVTEKNIGKQLAIILDGKVQSSPVIRSRITDRGEITGNFSYEEAQDLVVILRAGALPAVLEYLEERTVGPSLGADSIRAGVIASIAGFILIVIAMVVYYRWSGLVANFALLLNGIFLIAAMSYFKFTLTLPGIAGIVLTLGMAVDANVLIYERIREELRLGRTVRSAVDMGFSKAFGTILDSNITTLIAGLVMFQFGTGPIKGFAVTLSIGLIISMFTAVFVSRIIFDMRIGSKKVTKLSI
- the yajC gene encoding preprotein translocase subunit YajC, producing the protein MIGLAYAMAQPAGNGQPQGSGIGLIIMMAVIFGLFYLLILRPQQKEQKKLQDMLKSIKKGDRVITKGGIYGTVIQEKDQNTLLLKIADNVKIEVMRSAIISVLEKGKEGKD
- a CDS encoding tRNA guanosine(34) transglycosylase Tgt, with translation MATQCSSFKFEVLSSDSSTSARRGRIHTSRGIIETPVFMPVGTRAVVKTLSSKEVSELGAEILLCNTYHLTLRPGYELVERMGGLHKFMNWEKPILTDSGGFQVYSLAKYNKILDDGVEFRSHIDGKSYFFTPELVMEIQEKLDSDIVMVFDECIPYPADRKYCEDSVKKTIEWAKRSKAAVKGDNRAVFGIVQGGVYQDLRKYCLQELEKLDFDGIAIGGLSVGEPKEEMISILNYIAPIIDEGKPRYLMGVGTPDDILEAVSAGVDMFDCIIPTRQARNGALFTWNGKIIIKNAQYAEDDKPVDEKCGCFTCRNYTRAYLRHLYQLRETLALRLNTIHNLFFYFEFIAKVRKSIEEGSFGSFASEIKGRWN